A single genomic interval of Zunongwangia sp. HGR-M22 harbors:
- a CDS encoding helix-turn-helix domain-containing protein, whose protein sequence is MPATILTTDDLREFKRQLFKELRELMKKREGGTLKKYLKSSEVMDLLQISPGTLQQLRINGTLPFVKIKGLIYYEAADIQKAMDAHRIHRNTGFSK, encoded by the coding sequence ATGCCAGCAACAATTCTTACAACTGATGATCTCCGGGAGTTTAAACGACAACTGTTCAAAGAACTCCGCGAGTTAATGAAAAAAAGAGAAGGAGGAACACTTAAAAAATATCTCAAATCTTCGGAGGTCATGGATCTCTTGCAAATCAGCCCCGGAACTTTACAGCAGCTTCGGATCAATGGTACTTTGCCATTCGTGAAAATCAAAGGGCTGATCTATTATGAAGCTGCAGATATCCAAAAGGCAATGGATGCCCACCGTATCCACCGTAATACCGGTTTTTCCAAATGA